The Pseudodesulfovibrio sp. zrk46 genome contains a region encoding:
- a CDS encoding hydantoinase/oxoprolinase family protein — translation MLLGIDVGGTHTDAVAIDLDKGVEVVTSCKVQTRHDDLLSSVTEALEIILKSVDKGQVSQLNLSTTLSTNAIVQGKTEDVGVIISAGPGIDPHNFMPCKDFHVIEGSIDHRGNEVRALSSRQLTKAIDSCRDNGVRVFAAVGKFSTRNPRHENVIRRMVCQCREVEECDHADFVTLGHQLGGALNFPRRVATAYFNCAVWRLYNDFATAVEKALDGMGLSHVKVNILKADGGTMPLPQSRKLPVQSIFSGPAASVMGIIALTDIFHDSVILDIGGTTTDIAVFADGAPLIEREGISIGSHPTLVSALKVHSIGIGGDSAISVVGEEVRVGPNRLGPSVCMGGERVTLTDALNCMGVCEVGDVEASRAAMEAFGAQHSIAGDKLAEAAVDYASDAIHTATRELIDRINSKPVYTIHELVENKRVIPKKVYLMGGPAEAMKMPLFRRFQLSTEVPANFDVANAIGAALTRTTWELELFADTQRHVLFIPSLSYRENVPTSYDQQDAEKDAVNQLTMQLDSMGVFLQTEDAQITHTSSFNMVEGMEQVGKNIRVKCQVRPGVISTMGGR, via the coding sequence ATGTTACTTGGAATCGACGTAGGCGGCACGCATACCGATGCCGTCGCCATCGACCTTGACAAAGGCGTCGAGGTCGTCACCTCATGTAAAGTTCAGACGCGTCACGATGACCTGCTTTCATCGGTCACCGAGGCGCTCGAAATCATTCTGAAAAGCGTAGACAAGGGGCAGGTATCGCAGCTTAACCTGTCCACCACGCTCTCCACCAACGCCATTGTGCAGGGCAAGACCGAAGACGTGGGTGTCATCATCTCGGCCGGTCCGGGAATCGACCCGCACAACTTCATGCCCTGCAAGGATTTCCATGTCATCGAAGGCTCCATCGACCATCGCGGCAACGAGGTTCGTGCCTTGTCTTCACGTCAACTGACCAAGGCCATCGACTCCTGTCGCGACAACGGCGTGCGTGTGTTTGCGGCCGTGGGCAAGTTCTCCACGCGCAATCCGCGCCACGAGAACGTGATCCGCCGCATGGTCTGCCAGTGTCGCGAGGTGGAAGAGTGCGATCACGCCGACTTCGTCACCCTCGGCCACCAGCTTGGCGGGGCGCTTAATTTCCCGCGCCGCGTGGCCACGGCCTACTTCAATTGCGCGGTCTGGCGGCTCTACAATGACTTCGCCACTGCCGTTGAAAAGGCGTTGGACGGCATGGGCCTGTCTCATGTGAAAGTGAACATCCTGAAAGCGGACGGCGGCACCATGCCGTTGCCCCAGTCGCGCAAGCTGCCGGTGCAGTCCATCTTCTCCGGTCCTGCGGCCTCGGTCATGGGCATCATCGCACTGACCGACATCTTCCACGACTCCGTGATTCTGGATATCGGCGGCACCACGACTGATATCGCGGTCTTCGCCGACGGCGCGCCCCTCATCGAGCGCGAAGGTATTTCCATTGGTTCACACCCGACGTTGGTCTCGGCCCTCAAGGTCCACTCCATCGGCATCGGCGGCGACTCGGCCATCTCCGTGGTGGGCGAGGAGGTCCGTGTGGGCCCCAACCGTCTCGGTCCGTCCGTGTGCATGGGCGGTGAGCGCGTTACCCTGACCGACGCCCTCAACTGCATGGGCGTCTGTGAAGTGGGCGACGTGGAGGCCTCCCGGGCTGCCATGGAGGCATTCGGGGCGCAGCACTCCATCGCTGGCGACAAGCTGGCCGAGGCTGCCGTTGATTACGCTTCGGATGCCATCCATACGGCCACGCGCGAGCTCATCGACCGGATCAACTCCAAGCCCGTGTACACCATTCACGAACTGGTGGAGAACAAGCGGGTCATCCCCAAGAAGGTCTACCTCATGGGCGGTCCGGCAGAGGCCATGAAGATGCCGTTGTTCCGGCGCTTCCAGCTCTCCACCGAGGTGCCTGCCAACTTCGACGTTGCCAACGCCATCGGCGCGGCCCTGACACGTACTACATGGGAGCTGGAGCTCTTCGCCGACACTCAGCGGCATGTCCTGTTCATCCCGTCCCTGTCCTACCGCGAGAACGTACCCACCAGTTACGATCAGCAGGATGCGGAGAAGGATGCGGTGAACCAGCTGACCATGCAGCTCGACTCCATGGGCGTATTCCTCCAGACCGAGGACGCCCAGATTACCCACACCTCCAGCTTCAACATGGTGGAAGGCATGGAGCAGGTGGGCAAGAACATTCGCGTGAAATGCCAGGTCCGCCCCGGCGTGATTTCGACCATGGGAGGACGCTAG
- a CDS encoding histone deacetylase, with protein MLKANNKLGIIFFPAFDWAISPTHPERQERLLYTQDQLREEGLFDIEGVGEYKPEVASIEDVERVHFCFPDVNSVTTRSHRISAGGAMKAADLVMTGERDCAFAMVRPPGHHAMKVVHGSRGFCNINIEAVMIEHIREKYGHKRVAIIDTDCHHGDGTQDVYWHDPDTLFISIHQDGRTLYPGSGFPQELGGPSAMGRTLNIPLPPNTSDEGFLMAMERVVMPILEDFKPDLIINSAGQDNHFTDPITNMNFSAQGYAALNEMLKPDIAVLEGGYSIQGALPYINLGICLAMAGVDYSHVREPNYKPDQIRQSAQTTAYIEELCRQLPKLYFDPPKFDGSGDSRQGVISGGMFVRHKQVYYDTDGINEVQQETLTLCDKCRGLFKVETRADSGPLCLGVEIPIDACPDCRSKGYQIVEEGQLKGNYRYIQLINRFDKDYLRYGF; from the coding sequence ATGCTCAAGGCAAACAACAAACTCGGCATCATCTTTTTCCCGGCATTTGACTGGGCCATCTCACCGACCCATCCCGAACGGCAGGAGCGGCTCCTCTACACGCAGGACCAACTGCGCGAGGAAGGGCTCTTCGACATCGAAGGGGTGGGCGAATACAAGCCTGAAGTGGCGTCCATCGAGGACGTGGAGCGGGTTCATTTCTGCTTTCCGGATGTGAACAGCGTGACCACGCGCTCTCATCGTATTTCTGCGGGCGGGGCCATGAAGGCCGCCGATCTCGTCATGACCGGCGAACGCGATTGCGCCTTTGCCATGGTGCGTCCCCCGGGCCACCACGCCATGAAGGTGGTTCACGGCTCTCGCGGGTTCTGCAATATCAACATCGAAGCGGTGATGATCGAGCATATCCGCGAGAAATACGGTCACAAGCGGGTCGCCATCATCGACACCGACTGCCATCACGGTGACGGCACGCAGGATGTCTACTGGCATGACCCGGACACCCTGTTCATCTCCATCCATCAGGATGGCCGCACGCTCTATCCCGGCTCCGGGTTCCCGCAGGAGTTGGGTGGCCCCAGTGCCATGGGCCGTACGCTCAACATCCCGCTGCCGCCCAATACGTCGGACGAGGGCTTTCTCATGGCCATGGAGCGGGTGGTCATGCCCATCCTTGAGGATTTCAAGCCAGACCTGATCATCAACTCCGCCGGGCAGGACAACCATTTCACCGATCCCATCACCAACATGAACTTCTCTGCGCAGGGCTACGCGGCCCTCAATGAGATGCTCAAGCCGGATATCGCGGTATTGGAAGGCGGCTATTCCATTCAGGGAGCGTTGCCCTACATCAATCTCGGTATCTGTCTCGCCATGGCTGGTGTCGATTACAGTCACGTTCGTGAGCCCAACTACAAGCCGGATCAGATTCGTCAGTCCGCCCAAACCACGGCCTACATCGAGGAGCTGTGCAGGCAGTTGCCCAAGCTCTACTTTGATCCGCCCAAGTTTGACGGCTCCGGCGATTCTCGACAGGGCGTCATTTCCGGCGGCATGTTCGTGCGTCACAAGCAGGTCTACTACGATACCGACGGCATCAACGAGGTGCAGCAGGAAACCCTGACCCTTTGCGATAAGTGTCGCGGGCTGTTCAAGGTCGAGACCCGCGCCGATTCCGGGCCGCTCTGTCTTGGTGTCGAGATTCCCATTGATGCCTGTCCCGACTGTCGGTCCAAGGGCTATCAGATCGTGGAAGAAGGGCAGCTCAAGGGTAACTATCGGTACATTCAGCTTATCAACCGGTTCGATAAGGACTACCTGCGATACGGATTTTAG
- a CDS encoding DUF4079 family protein codes for MVWFHPVLQVIATMFGIYAGYLGMERFLSQHLGKRTQFLWQRHVLMGRVAITLWLLGMVGGMTVARLKWQVNFVTGDHYRTAFIMFPFLIVGLITGIYMDRRKARRTILPLLHGACNLIALTLALYQIVTGWHVIRDFIL; via the coding sequence ATGGTCTGGTTTCATCCTGTGTTACAGGTCATTGCCACCATGTTCGGCATTTATGCCGGATATCTTGGCATGGAGCGGTTTCTGTCCCAGCATCTCGGTAAACGCACCCAATTTCTCTGGCAGCGCCATGTCCTGATGGGCCGCGTCGCCATCACCCTCTGGCTGCTCGGCATGGTCGGCGGCATGACCGTGGCGCGCCTCAAGTGGCAGGTCAATTTCGTCACCGGCGACCATTACCGGACGGCATTCATCATGTTCCCGTTCCTCATCGTCGGCCTCATCACCGGCATTTACATGGATCGGCGAAAAGCACGACGCACCATCCTGCCGCTGCTGCACGGGGCCTGTAATCTCATCGCCCTCACCCTCGCTCTCTATCAGATAGTCACCGGCTGGCACGTGATCCGCGATTTCATTCTCTAG
- the waaF gene encoding lipopolysaccharide heptosyltransferase II yields the protein MSDYRKIGVWQTAFLGDAVLTLPLLTALKERYPDAEIHFFVRAGVESIFQGQPEITSVRPFAKRGKQKSLNAAVRLGWEIGQEGFDLWISTHKSLRSALVAGATGIKRRIGYDSPWFNRFAYTDTVPRRFDELEEIERLHQLLKPLGIDTPAPKAHLVLADSVRADADLFWKIHCSNRPVLGVHPGSTWPTKCWPVEYFSQIISHAANSGAQVLLFAGPDEKEVARDVMSRVTADSKDVIDLSGKLSLPQLAAYLGKLDAYLTNDSGPMHLAWTQDVPLVALFGPTVKKLGFFPRGDNSTVAETKLDCRPCGLHGPRKCPKDHHDCMRKLTPDIVWQELRGKLHL from the coding sequence ATGAGCGACTACCGAAAAATAGGCGTGTGGCAGACCGCGTTTCTGGGCGATGCCGTCCTGACGTTGCCGTTGTTGACGGCGCTCAAGGAGCGGTATCCGGACGCGGAAATACACTTCTTTGTACGGGCTGGTGTGGAATCCATTTTCCAGGGCCAACCCGAGATCACTTCCGTGCGTCCTTTTGCCAAGCGCGGCAAACAGAAATCGCTCAACGCTGCCGTGCGTCTGGGCTGGGAGATCGGACAGGAAGGTTTCGACCTCTGGATTTCCACCCACAAAAGCCTCCGCTCTGCACTGGTGGCCGGAGCCACGGGCATCAAGCGCCGTATCGGCTATGACTCCCCGTGGTTCAATCGCTTTGCCTATACCGACACCGTACCCCGCCGTTTCGACGAGTTGGAAGAGATCGAGCGCCTGCATCAACTCCTGAAGCCGCTGGGCATTGACACCCCAGCGCCCAAGGCCCATCTCGTGCTGGCGGATTCCGTTCGAGCCGATGCCGACCTCTTCTGGAAGATCCACTGCTCCAATCGCCCGGTGCTCGGCGTACATCCCGGCTCCACATGGCCCACCAAATGCTGGCCCGTAGAATATTTCAGCCAGATCATCAGCCACGCCGCCAATTCAGGCGCTCAGGTGCTGCTCTTTGCCGGACCAGACGAGAAAGAAGTGGCCCGCGACGTCATGTCTCGTGTAACCGCCGACTCCAAAGACGTCATTGATCTGTCCGGTAAACTCTCTCTGCCGCAGTTGGCCGCGTATCTCGGCAAGCTCGACGCATACCTCACCAACGACTCCGGGCCCATGCATCTGGCATGGACGCAGGACGTCCCCCTGGTGGCACTCTTCGGCCCCACGGTGAAAAAGCTCGGATTCTTCCCGCGTGGAGACAATTCCACCGTGGCCGAGACCAAACTCGATTGCCGTCCCTGCGGTCTGCATGGCCCGCGCAAGTGTCCCAAAGATCACCACGACTGCATGCGCAAGCTCACCCCGGACATTGTCTGGCAGGAACTCAGGGGCAAGCTCCACCTCTAG
- a CDS encoding methyltransferase domain-containing protein gives MHEYQHSPKVILITGPRAAGKTTVAWRLRDELDYHHIWLDGINGKVRRELGIEVNDMYHYTPENYECYKKHLIDEIKGVRYKNIVFEGDAIRSLYIYEIFMNLIANYYGDYAVYKAFSLDPHMGNRHEQYMLREIQRIKAYIKQNAGKPKEEHEGDKRVRSFDLNMVPDPPGFERISDADVIVQWAKDNENTRHPSLPEKYADLIKFVADSETYTPFYQSVEVDNLRIIKGIFASDQSWANVMRLNFDFTGKTVADLGAMHGYFCFRAEELGAKEVLGLEVNPSSVEVAREIAKYRKSKCTFEVCDVTTDELPKRDIYLVMNMLHWIPDLEAFLEKLTDAADEIIMEVGETQIQQISKAIRPKGFKPVCVEKSHRPDKKIGQRYVFRYVRLPQTKLVPVEQKETAAQATAS, from the coding sequence ATGCACGAATACCAACACAGTCCCAAAGTCATACTCATCACGGGCCCGCGGGCAGCCGGTAAAACCACGGTTGCGTGGCGCCTCAGGGACGAACTGGATTACCACCACATCTGGCTGGACGGTATCAACGGCAAGGTGCGCCGAGAGCTCGGCATCGAGGTCAACGACATGTACCACTACACGCCCGAAAACTATGAGTGCTACAAGAAGCACCTCATAGACGAGATCAAGGGCGTCCGGTACAAGAACATCGTCTTTGAAGGCGACGCCATCCGCTCCCTGTACATCTATGAAATTTTCATGAATCTCATCGCCAACTATTACGGCGACTACGCAGTATACAAGGCATTCTCACTCGATCCCCACATGGGGAACCGCCATGAACAGTACATGCTGCGAGAGATTCAGCGCATCAAGGCATACATCAAGCAGAACGCCGGCAAGCCCAAGGAAGAACACGAGGGGGACAAGCGCGTCCGCAGCTTTGACCTCAACATGGTACCGGACCCTCCGGGTTTCGAGCGCATCAGCGACGCCGACGTTATCGTGCAGTGGGCCAAAGACAACGAGAACACCCGTCATCCCAGCCTGCCCGAGAAATACGCGGACCTCATCAAGTTCGTGGCCGACTCCGAGACATACACCCCCTTCTACCAATCCGTGGAAGTGGACAATCTTCGCATCATCAAGGGCATCTTTGCCTCTGACCAGTCATGGGCCAACGTGATGCGCCTCAACTTTGATTTCACCGGCAAGACCGTAGCCGATCTCGGCGCCATGCACGGCTACTTCTGTTTCCGGGCCGAAGAACTCGGTGCGAAAGAGGTGCTTGGTCTGGAGGTCAACCCGAGCTCCGTGGAGGTCGCCCGGGAGATCGCCAAGTACCGCAAGTCGAAGTGCACCTTCGAGGTATGCGATGTGACCACGGACGAGCTGCCCAAGCGGGACATCTATCTCGTCATGAACATGCTCCACTGGATTCCTGATCTGGAAGCATTTCTTGAGAAGCTCACCGATGCGGCAGACGAGATCATCATGGAAGTGGGCGAAACCCAGATCCAACAAATCTCCAAGGCCATTCGGCCCAAGGGCTTCAAGCCCGTGTGCGTGGAAAAGTCCCACCGTCCCGACAAGAAGATCGGTCAGCGCTACGTATTCCGCTACGTTCGTCTGCCGCAGACAAAGCTGGTCCCCGTCGAACAAAAGGAAACAGCTGCGCAGGCAACTGCCAGTTAG
- a CDS encoding MATE family efflux transporter translates to MSDKTDLTSRPIPEVIRQVAVPASTGFFFQTMYNVVDTWWAGRIDTQAVAALALSLPVYFIISSLASGIGTGSTALMGTALGAKDRKQAARIAIQTLSFGFFLSAFLAWFGLTFAPDIFGWLGAEGEYLEICLSYMNPIFACNFTAVFIFLFNSVLQAQGDTKSFRNMLMFSATLNVILDPWFIYGGFGLPAMGTAGVAWATVILQGCSALYLGYKARKTGLIKTDSGRNLIPRLKIYADIAHQGFPAALNAMTIALGFFVIFRFVSQFGPEASAAYGIATRIDQIVLLPTIGLNVASLTISAQNFGAQRLDRVREAFHKNLRYGATLLLPLSVPIFLLAEPLMRFFTDDPNVVRVGAEYLRIDAFTLFGYVIIFVSTSVLQGMKRPMFAIWMGISRQVLAPYALFTLFTTSLGYGTRALWLSIAGIVWTSAIVAFWYANKVLGQMEAEQAQSS, encoded by the coding sequence ATGAGTGATAAGACAGACCTCACATCCAGACCAATCCCGGAAGTAATCCGGCAGGTGGCAGTCCCCGCTTCCACGGGATTCTTTTTCCAGACCATGTACAACGTGGTGGACACCTGGTGGGCTGGGCGCATCGACACGCAGGCCGTGGCTGCGCTGGCCTTGTCACTGCCCGTCTATTTCATCATCTCCTCGCTGGCCAGCGGCATCGGCACCGGTTCCACGGCCCTCATGGGGACGGCGCTGGGAGCAAAAGACCGCAAACAGGCGGCGCGCATCGCCATCCAGACACTCAGCTTCGGGTTCTTTCTATCCGCCTTCCTGGCGTGGTTTGGCCTGACGTTCGCCCCTGACATTTTCGGATGGCTCGGGGCAGAAGGCGAGTATCTCGAAATCTGTCTCTCCTACATGAACCCGATTTTCGCCTGCAACTTCACCGCGGTGTTCATCTTCCTGTTCAATTCCGTGCTGCAGGCGCAGGGCGACACCAAATCGTTCCGCAACATGCTCATGTTCAGCGCGACCCTCAACGTGATACTCGACCCATGGTTCATCTACGGCGGCTTCGGCCTGCCCGCCATGGGCACGGCTGGTGTGGCGTGGGCCACGGTTATCCTGCAGGGATGCAGCGCCCTCTACCTCGGCTACAAGGCCCGAAAGACCGGGCTGATCAAGACCGACAGCGGCCGCAACCTCATCCCGCGGCTCAAGATTTATGCAGACATCGCCCATCAGGGGTTCCCGGCAGCCCTCAACGCCATGACCATCGCCCTCGGGTTCTTCGTCATCTTCCGCTTTGTCTCCCAGTTCGGCCCGGAAGCCTCGGCCGCCTACGGCATCGCGACCCGAATCGACCAGATCGTGCTCTTGCCCACTATCGGCCTCAACGTGGCCTCCCTGACCATCTCCGCCCAGAACTTCGGTGCCCAGCGGCTCGATCGCGTGCGGGAGGCGTTCCACAAAAACCTCCGGTACGGTGCGACCCTGCTCCTGCCGCTGTCCGTGCCGATTTTCCTCCTTGCCGAACCGCTCATGCGCTTTTTCACTGATGACCCAAACGTCGTGCGCGTCGGCGCAGAGTACCTGCGCATCGATGCCTTCACCCTGTTCGGCTACGTCATCATCTTTGTCTCCACCTCTGTCCTGCAGGGGATGAAGCGCCCGATGTTCGCCATCTGGATGGGCATCAGCAGACAGGTGCTCGCGCCCTATGCGCTCTTCACCTTGTTCACCACCAGCCTGGGCTACGGCACACGCGCCCTCTGGCTGTCCATTGCCGGAATAGTCTGGACCTCGGCCATCGTGGCGTTCTGGTATGCGAACAAGGTTCTCGGACAGATGGAAGCCGAACAAGCGCAATCATCATAG
- a CDS encoding alkaline phosphatase family protein yields the protein MLDTPLYITTRKRSLVQTVALVSAVLLLLMCGPVRAADFSSVVVVSIDALHPDALTTSSAPQTMRMLELGSLTRRGMSTNPPKTLIAHAAMVTGKRPEDGGRQSNVWNDGEPTVTGRTIFHDAQERGYRTGFFYSKAKLGYLNNPGIDVVALAPENAIGKAVRFLKEDGPGFAFIHVSGLDIVGPQSGWLSKAYLEEMTYIDYYLSVLYDYLKGTGDYLLIVTSDHAGYGKEHGGTTPEEARLPFGVVSDVCDFPTMDDAPYSVEELPVFLSRALMCRAR from the coding sequence GTGCTTGATACACCCCTTTATATAACAACTCGAAAACGGTCGCTGGTTCAGACGGTTGCGCTTGTTTCGGCAGTCCTGTTGCTGCTGATGTGCGGCCCGGTCCGCGCAGCGGATTTCTCCAGCGTTGTGGTGGTCTCCATCGACGCCCTGCATCCCGACGCCCTTACCACGTCCTCTGCACCACAAACCATGCGTATGCTCGAACTGGGCAGCCTGACCCGGCGCGGCATGAGTACCAATCCTCCCAAAACGCTTATCGCCCATGCCGCCATGGTGACAGGGAAACGTCCCGAGGACGGTGGACGACAGTCCAATGTCTGGAATGATGGCGAGCCAACCGTTACTGGACGCACCATCTTCCATGATGCGCAGGAGCGCGGGTATCGTACGGGCTTTTTTTATTCCAAGGCCAAGCTCGGCTACTTGAATAATCCCGGCATCGATGTCGTGGCCCTTGCGCCGGAAAACGCCATTGGCAAGGCGGTCCGTTTCCTCAAGGAAGACGGTCCCGGCTTTGCCTTTATCCATGTCAGCGGTCTGGATATCGTAGGCCCCCAGTCGGGTTGGCTGTCCAAGGCGTACCTCGAAGAGATGACGTATATCGATTACTATCTCAGCGTATTGTACGACTACCTCAAGGGCACGGGCGACTATCTGCTCATCGTGACCAGCGACCATGCGGGCTACGGCAAAGAACATGGCGGAACCACACCGGAAGAGGCGCGGTTGCCCTTTGGCGTGGTGTCCGATGTCTGCGATTTCCCGACCATGGATGACGCGCCATACTCCGTCGAGGAGTTGCCCGTTTTTCTCAGCCGCGCCCTTATGTGCCGGGCTAGATAA
- a CDS encoding isoaspartyl peptidase/L-asparaginase: MEAAWESMDVLRIRGKGYGGVIMISPEGYYGFAHNTPRMAFAFADEDGTTQAQIAIG; the protein is encoded by the coding sequence ATGGAAGCGGCATGGGAATCCATGGATGTGCTCAGGATTCGCGGCAAAGGATACGGCGGCGTCATCATGATCTCGCCTGAAGGGTACTACGGCTTTGCCCACAACACCCCGCGCATGGCCTTCGCCTTTGCAGACGAGGACGGCACCACGCAGGCGCAGATCGCCATCGGATAA
- a CDS encoding isoaspartyl peptidase/L-asparaginase produces the protein MKPRLIVHGGAWDIPDKFVDDHIKGVHRAVEEIYPLLEDGMSALDAVEKAVNILELDPTFDAGRGAFLNARGDIELDALIMDGKELDFGAVCAVANLMHPVSLARKVMGAKDFRILAGAGAMEFAKTCGFEELDPRELMTERELDFYEKIKNDEQFTPIDAFSGQGPSDTVGAVAMDKDGNLACATSTGGTPRKHPGRIGDSPIIGSGGYADNCLGAASATGYGESLLRVMLCRTACDFLRHEAPMQAADNSICVLKNRGQGYGGIILIDHFGDYGIAHNTPRMAFAYADDNGNINAHIRLEEDVNTRPCKDYKDFCAKIHLLLKDPSFPIENIKTVDFLEAMNAWLISTKGGSSFDFDTDSPESITWEDLTQLIHAASMYE, from the coding sequence ATGAAACCAAGACTCATCGTACACGGCGGCGCATGGGATATCCCCGACAAGTTCGTGGATGACCACATCAAAGGCGTACACCGCGCCGTGGAAGAGATATATCCGTTGCTGGAAGACGGCATGTCCGCGCTGGACGCCGTGGAAAAGGCGGTCAACATTCTGGAACTGGACCCCACCTTTGATGCCGGGCGCGGTGCATTCCTGAACGCTCGCGGCGACATTGAGCTGGACGCCTTGATCATGGACGGCAAGGAGCTGGACTTCGGCGCGGTCTGTGCCGTGGCCAATCTGATGCATCCGGTTTCTCTTGCCCGCAAGGTCATGGGTGCCAAGGACTTCCGCATCCTCGCCGGGGCCGGAGCCATGGAGTTTGCCAAAACGTGTGGTTTTGAAGAATTGGACCCACGAGAGTTGATGACCGAACGGGAACTCGACTTCTACGAGAAGATCAAGAACGACGAGCAATTCACTCCCATTGATGCCTTCAGCGGCCAAGGCCCGTCCGACACTGTCGGCGCGGTAGCCATGGACAAGGACGGCAACCTCGCCTGCGCCACCTCCACTGGCGGCACCCCGCGCAAGCACCCCGGCCGTATCGGGGATTCCCCCATCATCGGTTCCGGCGGCTATGCCGACAATTGCCTCGGCGCAGCTTCGGCCACCGGCTACGGTGAGTCACTGCTCCGCGTCATGCTATGCAGAACAGCCTGCGACTTTCTGAGGCACGAAGCTCCCATGCAAGCAGCAGACAATTCTATATGTGTGTTGAAGAATAGAGGTCAAGGTTATGGAGGCATTATCCTGATCGACCATTTTGGAGATTATGGGATTGCTCATAATACCCCCCGCATGGCCTTCGCCTATGCCGATGACAATGGTAACATTAACGCGCATATTCGACTTGAGGAGGATGTAAATACCCGTCCGTGCAAAGACTACAAAGACTTTTGTGCCAAAATCCATCTTCTTTTAAAAGACCCTTCATTTCCCATCGAGAACATAAAAACTGTCGACTTTTTAGAAGCAATGAACGCTTGGTTAATAAGCACTAAAGGAGGCTCTTCTTTTGATTTTGATACTGATTCTCCCGAATCAATCACTTGGGAAGATCTTACTCAACTAATTCATGCAGCCTCAATGTATGAATAA
- a CDS encoding AraC family transcriptional regulator gives MPSNTNVKFWRDPDLPGVEVRHASYLEETFRKHTHAEYSIGLIVSGRTTFFLEDTMHEAVAGQIALIAPNVVHVCNPELDGEWTYRMFYVTPALLEAVAEELFGPNAGLPVFPSPVVEDADLFDHLFELHEAIKEGRGKLEKETLLVQGLADLLTRHAEAGEAGALSDESAAVRRVKDHLAANLSDKVSLDQLSEVAHLSRYHLLRVFQNEVGLPPHAYQNQLRVDLGKQLLADGKPISEAAQESGFVDQSHFSRVFKQYTGATPKQYQAEHSSRS, from the coding sequence ATGCCGTCCAATACCAACGTCAAGTTCTGGCGCGACCCGGATCTGCCGGGCGTGGAAGTGCGTCACGCCTCCTACCTTGAGGAGACCTTTCGCAAGCACACCCATGCCGAATATTCCATCGGGCTCATCGTATCGGGCCGAACAACGTTTTTTCTGGAAGACACCATGCATGAGGCCGTGGCCGGACAGATTGCACTGATCGCTCCGAATGTGGTGCATGTCTGCAATCCCGAGCTTGATGGGGAATGGACCTATCGCATGTTCTATGTGACCCCGGCGCTGCTGGAGGCCGTGGCAGAGGAGTTGTTCGGGCCAAACGCCGGACTCCCTGTTTTCCCTTCTCCGGTGGTGGAGGACGCTGATCTTTTTGACCACTTGTTCGAATTGCACGAAGCCATCAAGGAAGGGCGCGGCAAGCTGGAGAAGGAGACACTCCTTGTTCAGGGACTGGCCGATCTGTTGACCCGTCACGCTGAGGCCGGAGAGGCCGGGGCACTTTCTGACGAGTCCGCCGCAGTTCGTCGCGTGAAGGATCATCTGGCCGCCAACCTGAGCGACAAGGTGAGCCTCGATCAGCTTTCCGAAGTGGCGCATCTGAGCCGCTATCATCTGCTGCGCGTCTTTCAGAACGAGGTGGGGTTGCCGCCCCATGCCTACCAGAATCAGTTGCGTGTCGACCTCGGCAAGCAGCTCCTTGCCGATGGCAAACCCATCAGTGAAGCGGCGCAGGAATCCGGTTTCGTGGATCAGAGCCACTTCTCCCGTGTCTTCAAACAGTACACTGGCGCCACGCCGAAGCAGTACCAGGCCGAGCACAGCTCCCGCTCCTGA